A stretch of Henckelia pumila isolate YLH828 chromosome 4, ASM3356847v2, whole genome shotgun sequence DNA encodes these proteins:
- the LOC140867711 gene encoding uncharacterized protein: MCCGTKVCCFCMCVVLVVLAVGFLFGFGVFKHGFHKLKDSVHDVNDSRGRRPFLGFAAPPPFY, encoded by the coding sequence atgtgtTGCGGGACGAAAGTGTGCTGTTTCTGCATGTGCGTGGTTCTAGTGGTGTTGGCCGTCGGATTTCTGTTCGGGTTTGGGGTGTTCAAACATGGATTCCACAAGTTGAAGGATTCTGTGCATGACGTGAATGACAGTCGGGGACGACGCCCCTTTCTGGGTTTCGCCGCGCCGCCCCCGTTTTATTAG
- the LOC140865332 gene encoding BTB/POZ domain-containing protein At1g55760, with translation MSESVYRVDTTSRLAQWRIESLASCTYRKSDPFKIGKWNWYLSVEKNRSLSIKLFPEISNFERENPPIASFRIRVISSVGERKCLVHPDVSEKVVKSNEDFVWTIEIPFTGKFIIDVEFLDLKIASSSEGTSPCSIWNETFTHKPPNETALASLGRMLSESIHTDITIHASDGKTIEAHRAVLASRSPVFRSMFSHNLREKELSSVNISDMSIEACHAFLNYIYGNIKNQEFLTHRLALLRAADKYDVSDLKEACHDSLVEDIDSKNVLERLQNASLYQLPKLKNGCMRYLVKFGKIFDIGDDLNAFVQCADRELIGELFTEVLAAWKGF, from the exons ATGAGTGAGTCTGTGTATCGAGTCGATACGACGTCCCGTCTTGCCCAGTGGCGGATCGAGAGCTTGGCTTCTTGCACTTACAGAAAATCAGATCCTTTCAAGATCGGGAAATGGAATTG GTACTTGTCTGTGGAGAAGAATCGGTCTCTGTCCATTAAATTGTTCCCGGAGATATCCAATTTCGAGAGGGAAAATCCTCCCATCGCATCTTTCAGGATCAGAGTGATCTCCTCTGTGGGTGAACGCAAGTGCTTGGTTCATCCAG ATGTTAGTGAAAAAGTGGTGAAGAGCAACGAGGATTTTGTATGGACGATCGAGATTCCATTCACCGGAAAGTTCATAATTGACGTTGAGTTTCTTGACTTGAAAATTGCATCTTCTTCAGAA GGCACATCACCTTGCTCAATATGGAACGAAACATTTACACACAAACCACCAAATGAAACAGCTCTCGCCTCCCTCGGCCGGATGCTGTCCGAGAGCATTCACACCGATATCACGATCCACGCTTCCGATGGCAAAACCATTGAAGCTCACCGTGCAGTTCTTGCCTCAAGGTCCCCTGTTTTCCGAAGCATGTTCTCCCACAATCTCAGAGAGAAAGAGCTCTCATCCGTGAACATCTCCGACATGTCCATCGAAGCATGCCACGCTTTCTTGAATTACATCTACGGGAACATAAAGAACCAAGAGTTTCTCACACACAGGTTGGCCCTTCTCCGAGCAGCCGACAAGTACGATGTTTCGGACTTGAAAGAGGCGTGCCACGACAGTTTGGTTGAAGATATCGATTCCAAGAATGTTCTGGAAAGACTGCAGAATGCTTCTCTTTATCAGCTGCCGAAACTGAAGAACGGGTGCATGCGTTATCTGGTGAAGTTCGGCAAGATATTCGATATTGGGGATGATTTGAATGCGTTTGTGCAGTGTGCTGATAGAGAACTGATTGGTGAGTTGTTCACTGAAGTTCTTGCTGCCTGGAAAGGGTTCTGA